From one Microbacter margulisiae genomic stretch:
- a CDS encoding beta-galactosidase, whose product MQKIFHLTLVLLLIFSGSLAAQEKYNINKEDFFPLSVWYSGGKARAPMLSSISINSKEEWKQDLEQIKNLGFNSVKTWVEWSQCEPQDGVYHFENLKMILNLANEIGLKVIIQVYAEGAPEWVGKKFPNALFEAQNGYKIQPQIVPGYCVDNKGVRNVITNFYQEVAKIAIQYPSFYGWDLWSEPHMVQWGHPEWINNVQYGFNPATQERFRQWLKAKYGTLEELNKVWHRNFEKWEDVEAPRFSTILTYSDFIDWKDFIFQKMAGDLKLRYDAIRSIDKTHITSSHASPVSLFETPFDPEGPANDFLMAKQVDYYGLSQYPKHNQPGDWIPWRFMAAADFSYSANKSNGGYYVGELQAGFGTVGLNVGDPVTSEDEQIWVLSSLATGAKGIFSYAYYPMSSGYESGGYGLINLDGSITKRAVELGKLAKMINSRMNIFATATPVKAEIALLYNPLSQMVGGENRVGKQGGLTNSLIGYYRYLTDQNIPVEFIDLADLENGDLSQYKLIIMPYALMISKKAAEGLESFVEKGGYVMSEARLAWNDEHGNTSTVIPGLGLSKMFGVRESKVKSLPIVLMKVSDRANPSMANLKLNDTLKGSLFAESLELLKDNNSVRVLARLQDNTPVIVTSNYGKGHTMYVGSFLCLAGSTGSLWDQSTQHLTIQNPANQNTNKFIDGLVKWAKIQRPFNVIQGDKTENTLVVRLQNYPEGYLLYVLNQGKISARAKIQLFVKEKGTYLLEELMQHKKIKVATQNKTIEFSTSEISVKDGEIWQIEKVND is encoded by the coding sequence ATGCAGAAAATATTTCATTTAACACTTGTATTACTACTCATTTTTTCTGGCTCGCTAGCTGCACAGGAGAAGTATAACATTAACAAAGAGGATTTTTTTCCTTTATCTGTCTGGTACAGTGGTGGAAAAGCAAGAGCTCCCATGCTGTCTTCCATATCTATAAATTCAAAAGAAGAATGGAAACAGGACCTGGAACAGATTAAAAACCTTGGATTTAATTCAGTTAAGACTTGGGTTGAATGGTCTCAGTGTGAACCACAAGACGGAGTGTATCATTTTGAAAACCTGAAAATGATTTTGAATTTAGCTAATGAAATAGGCCTTAAAGTAATCATTCAAGTTTACGCCGAAGGTGCTCCCGAATGGGTAGGTAAGAAATTTCCAAATGCGTTATTTGAAGCACAAAATGGATATAAAATTCAACCACAAATTGTACCAGGTTATTGTGTTGATAATAAAGGAGTGCGAAATGTCATAACAAACTTTTATCAAGAGGTAGCCAAAATAGCGATACAATATCCGAGTTTCTATGGATGGGATTTATGGAGCGAGCCTCATATGGTACAATGGGGACACCCAGAGTGGATCAATAATGTTCAATATGGATTTAATCCAGCTACACAGGAGCGATTTCGGCAATGGTTAAAAGCAAAATATGGCACTTTAGAAGAATTAAACAAAGTTTGGCATCGTAATTTCGAAAAATGGGAAGATGTTGAAGCTCCAAGGTTTAGCACAATCCTCACCTATTCAGATTTTATTGATTGGAAGGACTTTATCTTCCAAAAAATGGCAGGAGACCTTAAACTACGCTATGATGCCATTAGATCAATTGACAAAACCCACATTACCTCTTCGCATGCCTCTCCGGTATCTTTATTTGAAACCCCGTTTGACCCAGAAGGCCCTGCGAATGATTTTCTTATGGCAAAACAGGTCGATTACTATGGACTTTCGCAGTATCCGAAACATAACCAACCGGGAGATTGGATACCTTGGAGGTTTATGGCAGCAGCTGATTTTTCATATAGTGCAAACAAATCGAATGGAGGCTATTATGTAGGAGAACTTCAAGCTGGATTTGGTACTGTAGGATTAAATGTAGGTGATCCTGTAACCTCAGAAGACGAGCAGATATGGGTATTATCCAGTTTAGCAACAGGAGCTAAAGGAATTTTCTCTTATGCCTATTACCCTATGTCATCCGGTTATGAATCAGGTGGATATGGTTTGATTAATTTAGATGGATCAATTACAAAGAGGGCGGTTGAGCTTGGAAAACTAGCAAAGATGATTAATAGTAGAATGAACATTTTTGCCACAGCAACACCAGTTAAAGCAGAAATTGCTCTTCTATATAATCCATTATCTCAAATGGTAGGAGGTGAAAATCGTGTAGGAAAACAAGGAGGCCTCACAAATTCACTCATCGGATATTACCGTTACCTGACAGATCAAAATATTCCCGTAGAATTTATTGATTTAGCGGATCTGGAGAATGGGGATTTATCTCAATATAAATTGATCATAATGCCGTATGCTTTGATGATATCTAAAAAAGCTGCTGAAGGGCTTGAATCATTTGTGGAGAAAGGTGGATATGTCATGTCTGAAGCACGATTAGCTTGGAATGACGAACATGGCAATACGTCAACCGTAATTCCTGGATTAGGCCTCAGTAAGATGTTTGGAGTACGTGAGAGCAAAGTTAAATCCTTGCCCATTGTGCTGATGAAAGTATCTGATCGGGCTAATCCTTCAATGGCAAATTTAAAATTAAATGATACACTAAAAGGTTCCCTTTTTGCAGAGTCCTTAGAGCTATTAAAAGACAATAATAGTGTAAGAGTGCTAGCCAGATTGCAAGATAATACGCCTGTTATTGTTACTTCTAATTATGGAAAAGGGCATACGATGTATGTAGGGTCTTTCCTTTGTCTTGCGGGATCTACAGGTTCTCTATGGGATCAATCAACTCAACACCTTACAATTCAGAATCCAGCCAATCAAAACACAAACAAGTTTATAGACGGGTTAGTTAAATGGGCAAAAATTCAAAGGCCATTTAATGTAATTCAGGGTGATAAAACAGAGAATACCTTAGTGGTACGTCTTCAAAACTATCCTGAAGGCTATCTTTTGTATGTCTTAAATCAAGGAAAAATAAGTGCAAGAGCAAAAATTCAGTTATTTGTCAAGGAAAAAGGAACTTATTTATTAGAAGAACTTATGCAGCATAAAAAAATAAAAGTAGCCACTCAAAACAAAACAATTGAGTTTAGTACATCAGAGATATCTGTAAAAGATGGAGAAATATGGCAGATTGAGAAGGTAAATGATTAG
- a CDS encoding DUF535 family protein encodes MANIVKQALLKATTCARKFHVCAGFIIRHIHFLSVAVQGRNFASHAFANEHKSYRRKQEHKSFFYALLSPRFASWWFDLLKSPDFLFITKYRPRLYFKPFRVYISIRWTRWQKVKVILDTYRFILEHQAFVPVITDKHIEIARIQLQEDMEGLLALGYDTRYRKEGELVLSFECEQLGGSIASVAFSFEEIAIDQWVCWVGCIQGHKKNDLYAAKTAQKLLHGLRPKSLVVFAVQELVRELGFSAIYGTSDSIQAYRRKHLIHIPMFHKIPFDYDAFWEESGGTLVKDGWYELPLKLVRRDIHEIKTSRRALHLRRYALMDDLSLKITEATRRLLS; translated from the coding sequence ATGGCAAATATCGTTAAGCAGGCATTGTTAAAAGCTACAACTTGTGCTAGAAAATTTCATGTTTGTGCTGGATTTATCATAAGACACATTCATTTCCTTTCAGTTGCCGTTCAGGGACGGAACTTTGCATCACATGCATTTGCTAATGAACATAAAAGTTATCGGAGAAAGCAGGAGCACAAAAGTTTCTTTTATGCCTTGCTCAGCCCACGTTTTGCTTCCTGGTGGTTTGATCTTCTGAAATCTCCTGATTTTCTTTTTATTACAAAATATAGACCACGTCTTTATTTTAAACCATTCCGGGTGTATATTTCAATCCGGTGGACAAGATGGCAAAAGGTAAAGGTCATTTTGGATACCTATCGGTTTATTCTGGAACATCAAGCCTTCGTCCCTGTAATCACAGATAAGCATATTGAAATAGCCCGCATTCAACTACAGGAAGATATGGAGGGTTTGTTGGCGTTAGGGTATGATACCCGGTATCGGAAAGAAGGTGAATTGGTTTTATCTTTTGAATGCGAACAACTTGGAGGGTCTATTGCCTCTGTGGCGTTTTCTTTTGAAGAAATAGCTATTGATCAATGGGTTTGTTGGGTCGGGTGTATTCAGGGACATAAAAAAAATGACTTATATGCTGCGAAAACAGCACAAAAGCTGCTACATGGCCTTCGTCCGAAATCATTGGTTGTATTTGCTGTTCAGGAGTTGGTAAGAGAATTGGGCTTTTCGGCTATTTATGGGACGTCGGATTCTATTCAGGCGTATCGGCGCAAACACCTTATCCATATTCCCATGTTTCACAAAATCCCGTTTGACTACGATGCTTTTTGGGAAGAATCGGGTGGAACTCTGGTAAAAGATGGGTGGTATGAGTTACCATTGAAACTGGTTCGTCGTGACATTCATGAAATCAAGACAAGCAGACGGGCGCTTCATCTCCGGCGATACGCCTTAATGGATGATCTTTCCTTAAAGATTACCGAAGCAACAAGGCGGTTGTTATCCTGA
- a CDS encoding sugar isomerase domain-containing protein, whose amino-acid sequence MLALEWLNNARDVMQKIENTQIENIKKAALVMADSIESKHWVHTFGCGHATIPIEEMYPRIGGFVGFHPILELPLTFFTHIFGEMGIHQFLFLERAEGFGNEIMKNYNFDKQDTMWIFSHTGINNVNIDVALKAKEAGMKVIVYGSAAEAVGKTTRHSCGKTLFELADIVVDSCVPVVDASVTLKNHIDKIGPISTLGFVTLVWMTITTVAEILADRGVKLYIHPSHNVPGDVTAHERLDACLAEYKKRVACI is encoded by the coding sequence ATGTTAGCATTAGAATGGTTAAATAACGCGAGAGACGTTATGCAAAAAATCGAAAACACTCAGATCGAAAACATCAAAAAAGCAGCGCTAGTTATGGCTGATAGCATTGAGTCTAAGCATTGGGTTCATACCTTTGGCTGTGGTCATGCTACAATTCCAATTGAAGAGATGTACCCCCGTATCGGTGGGTTTGTAGGATTTCATCCTATTCTTGAATTGCCATTGACTTTTTTTACTCATATTTTTGGCGAAATGGGAATTCACCAATTCTTGTTTCTTGAAAGAGCAGAAGGCTTCGGAAATGAAATTATGAAAAACTATAATTTTGACAAACAAGATACGATGTGGATATTTTCCCATACTGGAATCAATAATGTTAATATTGATGTCGCATTAAAGGCAAAAGAAGCCGGCATGAAAGTTATAGTATATGGATCAGCCGCAGAAGCAGTAGGAAAAACAACACGTCACTCATGCGGGAAGACTTTATTTGAATTAGCAGATATTGTTGTAGATTCTTGTGTTCCAGTTGTCGATGCTTCTGTAACTCTTAAGAATCATATTGACAAAATCGGACCAATCTCTACTCTCGGTTTTGTTACTTTGGTATGGATGACAATTACAACCGTAGCTGAAATTTTAGCTGATAGGGGTGTCAAATTATATATTCACCCATCCCATAATGTACCAGGAGATGTTACAGCCCACGAACGCCTTGATGCATGCTTAGCGGAATATAAGAAACGTGTTGCTTGCATTTGA
- a CDS encoding ROK family protein gives MKLIGIDLGGTKVTGAMFDSNGSLLYKTTRLIEGRKGLEVGSLMKNIIDFLIKVHSEGIDAIAAIGICVPGIVNSKTGKVWAPNISGWEEYALQQEIEEYINQPHIKVSVDNDRTCYILGEVWKGAAQGCDNAIFVAVGTGIGAGILIDGRILHGLGDIVGAAGWMALETPYSEEYKACGYFETLASGNGIAKQAKKMIQNGVFQKSIMNQKPTDSLTAYDVFAAYEQGDDLATQILDKAVQVWGMGAANLVSLFNPEKIIWGGGVFGPAKQFIERIYDEAYKWAQPISIAQVKFEASKLSSDAGLFGAAYLALSSSKIQ, from the coding sequence ATGAAGTTAATTGGCATTGATCTGGGTGGAACCAAAGTAACAGGAGCAATGTTTGATTCCAATGGTTCTTTGTTGTATAAAACGACAAGATTGATAGAAGGGCGTAAGGGCTTGGAGGTTGGATCTTTAATGAAAAATATAATTGACTTTTTGATTAAAGTTCATTCAGAAGGCATTGATGCAATAGCTGCCATTGGGATCTGCGTACCAGGCATTGTTAATTCTAAAACGGGAAAAGTTTGGGCGCCAAATATCTCCGGGTGGGAAGAATATGCATTGCAACAAGAAATTGAAGAATATATTAACCAACCACATATCAAAGTGAGCGTTGATAACGATCGTACCTGTTATATTTTAGGAGAAGTTTGGAAAGGGGCCGCACAAGGATGCGACAATGCCATTTTTGTTGCAGTTGGTACAGGAATAGGAGCGGGAATTTTGATAGATGGTCGCATTCTTCACGGGTTGGGTGATATTGTAGGAGCTGCTGGATGGATGGCATTGGAAACACCTTACTCAGAAGAATATAAGGCTTGTGGTTATTTTGAAACTTTAGCATCGGGAAATGGGATTGCCAAACAAGCAAAAAAAATGATTCAAAACGGTGTGTTTCAAAAAAGTATCATGAACCAAAAACCAACGGATAGCCTCACCGCATATGATGTATTTGCTGCTTACGAACAAGGAGATGATCTGGCAACTCAAATTCTAGATAAAGCAGTCCAGGTATGGGGGATGGGGGCTGCCAACCTAGTAAGCCTTTTCAATCCTGAGAAAATTATTTGGGGAGGAGGAGTATTTGGCCCTGCAAAACAATTCATTGAACGTATTTACGACGAAGCTTACAAATGGGCACAACCTATTAGCATTGCTCAAGTTAAGTTTGAAGCCTCAAAGCTATCTAGTGATGCAGGTTTATTTGGGGCAGCATATTTAGCTTTGTCATCAAGTAAAATACAATAA
- a CDS encoding MFS transporter, giving the protein MYNKKLVFLAACIGMAFFGVAFIVMGSVLPLLTQKYNLDEIGASSLVTFLPIGILLGSLIFGPIVDRFGYKKLLVVSSLITIIGIEGLTFFDKLNVLRSCIFLIGFGGGILNGETNALTSNIYDDHERGAKLSLLGFFYGLGALGIPLLLGVLSKIYSYEVILKGTGVVMLLSVVYFLFIQFPRPKQSQSLSIRESFALIKAPALLLFSFILFFQSGMEGLCNNWTTLYLSKTTSISSDKTVFILTFFVTGMVLARLLMSYILLHLKSFLVLYTGMLIALSGFLLLYFSASFTMAAISLFLIGFGLAEGFPLVLSFVGNTYKELSGTAFSIALFIALVGNSLLNYLMGFVAKTFDFTVFPLFLAINLILQAIILFVALRLFIYKN; this is encoded by the coding sequence ATGTATAATAAAAAGTTAGTGTTTTTAGCTGCTTGTATTGGAATGGCTTTTTTTGGAGTCGCATTTATTGTGATGGGGTCCGTATTGCCATTGTTAACTCAAAAATATAACCTTGATGAAATAGGAGCATCTTCTTTGGTTACATTCTTACCTATTGGTATTCTATTGGGATCTCTTATTTTTGGCCCTATTGTGGATCGATTTGGATATAAAAAATTACTAGTAGTTAGTTCGCTAATTACTATTATTGGGATCGAAGGTCTTACTTTTTTTGATAAGCTAAACGTGTTGCGTTCATGTATCTTTCTAATTGGATTTGGAGGCGGTATTCTTAATGGAGAGACTAATGCTTTGACTTCCAATATTTATGACGATCATGAACGCGGAGCTAAATTAAGTTTACTTGGTTTTTTTTATGGGTTAGGAGCGCTAGGAATTCCTCTCCTATTAGGCGTATTATCAAAGATATATTCTTATGAAGTAATTTTAAAAGGAACAGGGGTAGTTATGCTATTGTCTGTTGTTTATTTTTTATTTATTCAATTTCCACGGCCAAAACAATCACAGAGCCTCTCAATAAGGGAGAGTTTTGCTTTGATAAAAGCACCAGCTTTACTTTTGTTTAGTTTTATCTTGTTTTTTCAAAGTGGAATGGAAGGTCTATGTAATAATTGGACAACGTTGTATCTTAGTAAAACAACTTCAATTTCAAGCGATAAAACAGTTTTCATCCTTACATTTTTTGTAACAGGTATGGTGCTTGCCCGTTTGCTAATGTCGTATATATTACTTCATTTAAAATCCTTTTTAGTGTTATATACCGGCATGTTGATAGCTCTATCTGGCTTTCTCCTACTTTATTTTTCAGCTAGTTTTACAATGGCAGCTATTAGCTTATTTTTGATAGGATTTGGTCTAGCCGAAGGCTTTCCTCTAGTACTTAGTTTTGTGGGTAATACTTATAAAGAACTTTCTGGCACAGCATTTAGTATTGCATTATTCATCGCTCTTGTTGGTAATTCATTATTAAACTATTTAATGGGGTTTGTGGCAAAAACATTCGATTTTACGGTCTTCCCATTGTTCCTTGCCATTAATTTGATATTACAAGCAATTATTTTATTCGTAGCTTTGAGATTATTTATATACAAAAATTAA
- a CDS encoding creatininase family protein — translation MITQTELNTTSLTVIQKKHIDLVLLPWGATEPHNLHLPYGTDTILSNDIALEAASKAASKGIHAIILPAIPFGSQNPGQIDEPLCIHARYETQKAILTDIVAALDRQHFRKLILVNGHGGNNFKNMIRDLAIDFPKITLVVVDWFAIEPQSSYFKYNDEHAGEMETSVMMHFHPEWVLPLEQAGEGIGRPFAIASLNKKIAWTPRHWNFATTDTGIGNPKEATAEKGKHYAKVVTDKIAILFEEMAKSEIYLDL, via the coding sequence ATGATAACGCAAACTGAACTCAACACTACTTCACTGACCGTAATACAAAAGAAGCACATCGATCTTGTCTTATTGCCTTGGGGAGCCACAGAACCACACAATCTGCATTTGCCTTATGGAACTGACACCATCTTAAGCAATGATATTGCGTTAGAAGCTGCTAGTAAAGCTGCATCGAAAGGAATTCATGCGATAATCTTGCCTGCCATCCCTTTTGGATCTCAAAATCCAGGCCAAATAGACGAACCCCTCTGTATCCATGCTCGCTACGAAACACAGAAGGCAATCCTAACTGATATTGTAGCCGCCTTGGATCGACAACATTTCCGCAAACTAATTCTTGTTAATGGGCACGGTGGAAATAATTTCAAAAATATGATCCGTGATTTAGCTATTGACTTTCCCAAGATTACCCTGGTAGTAGTTGACTGGTTTGCTATCGAACCTCAATCGTCCTATTTTAAATATAATGATGAGCATGCTGGAGAGATGGAGACCTCAGTAATGATGCATTTTCATCCTGAATGGGTATTACCTTTAGAGCAAGCAGGAGAGGGTATTGGTCGTCCATTTGCTATAGCATCTCTTAATAAAAAAATAGCATGGACACCTCGTCATTGGAATTTTGCTACGACTGACACAGGTATAGGTAATCCTAAAGAAGCAACAGCAGAAAAAGGAAAGCATTATGCTAAAGTGGTGACTGATAAAATAGCAATTTTGTTTGAGGAAATGGCAAAAAGCGAAATTTACCTCGATCTATAA
- a CDS encoding acyltransferase family protein, which translates to MNYISSASFSDSKSHYEILDGLRGVAAVVVVMFHLMETFTGGDNMKQIINHGYLAVDFFFVLSGFVIGYAYDDRWGKMSLKGFFKRRLIRLHPMIIAGMVIGAITYYFQAGAAFPIISQTPVWKLLLIMLIGFTLLPTPPSMDIRGWGEMHTLDGPAWSLFFEYIANILYALIIRKFSTKLLAVFVFLAGCALIQLAVFGHHGDIIGGWSLDPAELRIGFTRLLYPFFAGLLLSRISRPGHIKHAFLWCSLLLVIILAVPRLGGTGHVWVNGLYDALSIIFVFPFIVYLGASGETKGRFSSKASKFLGDLSYPLYITHYPFIYMFTAWVANHHISLIQSLPVAFLTFIASITVAYACVKLYDIPVRKWLTKRFMADTKR; encoded by the coding sequence ATGAATTACATTTCCTCAGCATCGTTTTCAGACAGTAAAAGCCACTACGAGATATTGGATGGGTTGCGTGGCGTGGCAGCAGTCGTCGTCGTCATGTTCCATCTTATGGAAACCTTTACGGGAGGAGACAACATGAAACAGATCATCAACCATGGATACCTGGCTGTTGATTTTTTCTTTGTCCTTTCCGGGTTTGTGATTGGCTACGCCTATGACGACCGTTGGGGAAAAATGAGCTTAAAGGGTTTTTTCAAGCGTCGTCTGATCCGGCTTCATCCCATGATTATTGCCGGAATGGTGATCGGAGCCATCACATATTATTTTCAGGCAGGTGCAGCTTTCCCAATCATCAGCCAGACCCCTGTCTGGAAACTATTACTTATCATGCTGATTGGATTTACCCTGCTTCCGACTCCTCCATCCATGGATATCAGAGGGTGGGGAGAAATGCATACGCTGGATGGACCTGCCTGGTCGCTTTTCTTTGAATACATAGCCAATATCCTTTATGCACTCATCATCCGTAAATTTTCAACTAAATTGTTGGCCGTATTTGTATTCCTGGCAGGATGTGCTTTAATACAACTTGCCGTGTTTGGTCATCATGGAGACATTATCGGCGGCTGGTCACTCGACCCCGCAGAGCTACGTATTGGTTTTACCCGATTGCTTTATCCGTTTTTTGCCGGATTGCTGCTTTCACGCATTTCCAGGCCAGGGCATATCAAACATGCCTTTTTATGGTGCAGCCTGTTGCTCGTTATTATCCTTGCTGTACCAAGATTGGGCGGGACAGGACATGTTTGGGTGAATGGTCTCTACGATGCGCTGAGTATTATATTCGTTTTTCCTTTCATTGTTTATCTTGGCGCCAGCGGCGAAACAAAAGGACGATTTTCATCAAAGGCCAGCAAATTCCTCGGTGACCTCTCTTATCCATTATATATTACGCATTACCCATTTATATACATGTTTACGGCCTGGGTGGCAAATCATCATATTTCGTTGATACAATCATTACCTGTTGCATTCCTTACCTTCATTGCAAGTATAACTGTTGCTTATGCGTGCGTAAAACTATATGATATTCCGGTCAGGAAATGGCTGACAAAACGGTTTATGGCTGATACAAAAAGATAA
- a CDS encoding TlpA disulfide reductase family protein encodes MKRTWFLFVFLWVSLTGMMAQQTVAPKDTLSNAHGFIVKIGDWAPPFIMTLTDGRTIPLWSLKGKVVMLQFTASWCGVCRREMPFIEKDIWQKYKNNPHFALFAIDRDEPLKVAKYFILSTGITYPMALDPGAKHFQLYAHKEAGVTRNVLIDKNGRIVFLTRLYTPQEFHALTEKIAELLHQ; translated from the coding sequence ATGAAACGCACCTGGTTTTTATTCGTTTTTCTATGGGTTTCGCTCACGGGAATGATGGCACAACAAACCGTTGCACCAAAAGATACACTAAGTAACGCGCATGGGTTTATTGTAAAAATAGGAGATTGGGCTCCTCCGTTTATCATGACCCTGACCGACGGGCGAACCATACCTTTATGGTCTTTAAAAGGGAAAGTGGTAATGTTACAGTTTACTGCGAGCTGGTGTGGTGTTTGCCGAAGAGAGATGCCTTTTATCGAAAAAGATATCTGGCAGAAATATAAAAACAATCCTCATTTCGCCCTGTTTGCCATCGACCGTGACGAACCTCTGAAAGTAGCCAAATATTTTATTCTTTCAACGGGTATCACCTACCCTATGGCATTGGATCCCGGCGCGAAACATTTCCAATTGTATGCCCACAAAGAAGCCGGTGTAACACGTAACGTACTGATTGATAAAAATGGACGAATTGTTTTTCTGACCCGGCTTTATACTCCGCAGGAATTTCATGCATTGACTGAAAAAATTGCTGAATTGCTACACCAGTAG
- a CDS encoding RagB/SusD family nutrient uptake outer membrane protein, with amino-acid sequence MRKIEIYIITILVLVLSGCSQSFLNTQDLTQKTDATFYLTPDDAAQALTGIYSSLPNAMSPNLGIDIFIASEQMSDECYGGGGQIDHEGAIDQFQETDINEGDNAWKYYYQGIFRANTLIKKFSQITGWSSDDVKNQTLGEAYFLRAYYYFDLMKMFGGPVNGKMTGVPLITDPSAPTSKRADVDSVYAQIASDLKEAITIMPASNFTSLVGSGSGTNGHATKWAAEALMARVFLFYNGEAYGRDCSQLGSNATMPLVGGGKVTNTEVVGWIDDCVTNSGYKLASDFRNLWPYSYSNEDYGYAKNNHLKWVTEDVGANTEAIFDINYSNLNTNNYYNMNDLYLGWRMQTQMPFGYGWGFCTVSAYATWNSWDNADLRKAGSICDVNNPDEGISGYTWHGDLMNETGYWQKKYLPVNVKSPVDGHLLNYSCILYGTPENIMTDNTQSMMLIRFADVLLMGAELGSSHAQQYLDMVRSRAGLPSIPVTLANIQQERKHELAFEGIRYWDEIRWGTLEADLKTASGEPMWNAGVSSTYTPNLTRLSKTKGFLPIPTSQITLSNGKLQQNDGWNDADADRMYTTN; translated from the coding sequence ATGAGAAAAATAGAAATTTATATCATTACAATTTTGGTATTAGTACTTTCGGGATGTTCTCAAAGTTTTTTGAATACGCAAGATTTGACACAAAAAACAGATGCTACTTTTTATCTAACACCAGATGATGCCGCACAGGCATTGACTGGAATATACTCTTCTTTGCCAAATGCAATGTCACCTAATTTAGGAATAGATATTTTTATAGCCTCCGAGCAAATGTCAGATGAATGTTATGGAGGAGGTGGTCAAATTGACCATGAAGGGGCAATCGACCAATTCCAGGAAACCGATATTAATGAAGGTGACAATGCTTGGAAGTATTATTATCAAGGAATTTTTCGCGCTAACACTTTGATCAAGAAATTTTCTCAAATTACAGGTTGGAGCAGTGATGATGTAAAAAACCAAACACTCGGAGAGGCTTATTTTTTGAGAGCTTATTATTATTTTGACTTAATGAAAATGTTTGGTGGCCCGGTTAATGGGAAAATGACGGGTGTACCTTTAATTACAGATCCATCAGCACCAACATCAAAAAGAGCAGATGTGGATTCTGTGTATGCACAAATTGCTTCTGACCTTAAAGAGGCCATCACGATAATGCCTGCCTCTAATTTTACTTCATTAGTAGGTAGTGGAAGCGGGACAAATGGTCATGCTACAAAGTGGGCAGCAGAAGCTTTGATGGCACGTGTATTTTTATTTTACAATGGGGAAGCTTATGGAAGAGATTGCAGCCAACTTGGGTCAAATGCAACCATGCCTTTAGTAGGTGGCGGTAAAGTTACCAATACTGAAGTTGTAGGTTGGATTGATGATTGTGTCACCAATAGCGGCTATAAATTAGCTAGTGATTTTCGTAATTTATGGCCATACTCTTATTCAAATGAAGATTATGGTTATGCAAAAAACAACCACCTTAAATGGGTAACGGAAGATGTTGGAGCTAATACTGAAGCAATCTTTGATATTAATTATTCTAATTTGAATACTAATAATTATTATAATATGAATGATTTGTATCTTGGTTGGCGTATGCAAACACAAATGCCTTTTGGCTATGGTTGGGGTTTTTGCACTGTAAGCGCGTATGCCACATGGAACTCATGGGATAATGCTGATTTGCGCAAAGCAGGTTCTATTTGTGATGTTAATAATCCAGACGAAGGAATATCAGGATATACTTGGCATGGAGACTTGATGAATGAAACCGGCTACTGGCAAAAAAAATATCTGCCTGTTAATGTTAAGTCACCTGTTGACGGTCATCTTCTCAACTATAGTTGTATACTATATGGAACTCCAGAAAACATTATGACTGACAATACTCAAAGCATGATGCTTATCCGTTTTGCTGATGTATTATTAATGGGAGCTGAACTGGGAAGTTCCCATGCACAGCAATATTTAGATATGGTAAGAAGCAGGGCAGGACTACCTTCCATACCTGTTACTTTAGCAAACATTCAACAAGAAAGAAAGCATGAACTTGCTTTTGAAGGCATTCGCTATTGGGATGAAATACGTTGGGGGACCTTAGAGGCTGATCTTAAAACAGCATCAGGAGAACCTATGTGGAATGCAGGTGTTTCATCTACTTACACTCCAAATCTGACTCGTTTGTCTAAAACCAAAGGATTTTTACCAATTCCAACCTCGCAAATTACCCTTTCTAATGGAAAGCTTCAACAAAACGACGGATGGAATGATGCAGATGCAGACCGCATGTATACTACAAATTAA